One window from the genome of Elaeis guineensis isolate ETL-2024a chromosome 5, EG11, whole genome shotgun sequence encodes:
- the LOC105036954 gene encoding laccase-25-like, which produces MARLGLILAIALVFIASMGDAAVVEHTFHVGNLTVRRLCQSRVITAVNGRLPGPTIDVHEGDTVVVHVVNDSPYNLTIHWHGVFQILSAWADGPGMITQCPIQPGNSYTYKFKITGQEGTLWWHEHSSVLRETVYGAIIIRPRRGTKAYPFPKPDKEVPILLGEWWNANIVDVARQAFLTGGNMSVSDAYTINGKTGDLYPCSTKDIYELEVETGKTYLLRIINAALDNQLFFKIAGHRFTVVAVDASYTNPYKTDLIVIAPGQTVDALMVADATPASYYMAALPYISTASPRPAFDNTTTTGIVRYKSASPSSQPVMPTMPSFFDNDAAFRFYSNLTGLLRPGDRTVPLHVDERMFVTVGLGRTACQPGQVLCDQTAGALAASMNNASFQFPTTMSILQAHYEGVKGVYTADFPDEPPVFFDFTNASDPSLQYLMFTSKSTKVRRLKYNTTVEMVLQDTAILGIENHPMHIHSFNFFVVAQGFGNYHQATAEKSYNLVDPQQRNTIAVPTGGWAVIRFTANNPGVWIMHCHFDSHLLLGLATAFEVDNGPTPESTLPPPPPDYPAC; this is translated from the exons ATGGCACGGTTGGGGCTCATATTGGCAATTGCTCTTGTCTTCATCGCATCCATGGGAGATGCTGCCGTTGTCGAGCACACGTTCCAT GTTGGAAACCTCACGGTACGACGATTGTGCCAGAGCAGAGTGATCACTGCCGTGAATGGTCGTCTTCCGGGCCCAACCATAGATGTCCACGAGGGCGATACCGTGGTGGTTCATGTCGTCAACGACTCACCATACAACCTTACCATCCACTG GCATGGCGTATTTCAGATACTGAGTGCTTGGGCCGATGGGCCAGGCATGATAACGCAATGCCCGATACAACCCGGGAACAGCTACACCTACAAATTCAAAATTACCGGCCAAGAGGGCACCCTGTGGTGGCATGAACATTCCTCGGTCCTCCGAGAAACAGTCTACGGTGCTATCATCATCAGACCAAGGCGAGGCACCAAAGCCTATCCTTTCCCCAAACCGGACAAGGAAGTCCCTATTCTACTCG GTGAGTGGTGGAACGCGAACATAGTTGACGTGGCCAGGCAAGCCTTTCTTACCGGCGGCAATATGAGTGTTTCCGATGCATATACCATCAACGGAAAAACCGGTGACCTTTACCCATGTTCAACAAAAG ACATCTACGAGCTGGAAGTGGAGACGGGAAAGACCTActtgctccggatcatcaacgcTGCACTCGATAATCAGCTCTTCTTCAAGATCGCCGGGCACCGCTTCACCGTGGTAGCCGTGGATGCCAGCTACACCAATCCATACAAGACTGATCTGATCGTCATCGCCCCCGGCCAGACCGTCGATGCCCTCATGGTGGCCGATGCAACACCGGCGAGCTACTACATGGCCGCCCTCCCGTACATCAGCACCGCTAGCCCGCGGCCGGCCTTCGACAACACGACCACCACGGGCATCGTCCGATACAAATCCGCCTCGCCGTCTTCGCAACCCGTGATGCCGACCATGCCCTCCTTCTTCGACAACGATGCGGCCTTCCGCTTCTATTCCAACCTAACCGGTCTCCTCAGGCCAGGGGACCGCACCGTCCCTCTCCATGTCGACGAGCGCATGTTCGTCACGGTGGGGTTGGGCCGGACTGCTTGCCAGCCGGGTCAAGTGTTGTGCGATCAGACCGCGGGAGCGCTCGCCGCCAGCATGAACAACGCGTCCTTCCAGTTCCCCACCACCATGTCGATTTTGCAGGCACATTATGAGGGGGTGAAGGGGGTTTACACGGCGGACTTCCCCGACGAGCCGCCCGTGTTCTTCGATTTCACCAACGCCTCCGATCCATCGCTGCAGTACTTGATGTTCACGTCCAAGTCTACGAAGGTGAGGAGGCTCAAGTACAACACGACGGTGGAGATGGTGCTGCAGGACACGGCGATACTGGGGATCGAGAACCACCCGATGCACATCCACAGTTTCAACTTCTTCGTGGTGGCGCAAGGGTTCGGAAACTACCATCAAGCCACGGCAGAAAAGAGCTACAACCTCGTGGACCCCCAACAGAGGAACACCATCGCCGTTCCGACCGGCGGTTGGGCCGTCATCCGATTCACCGCTAATAATCCTG GTGTGTGGATCATGCACTGCCACTTTGACTCCCACTTGCTGCTGGGGTTGGCGACGGCCTTCGAGGTGGACAATGGACCCACCCCTGAATCCACCCTCCCCCCACCACCTCCGGATTACCCCGCTTGTTAG